The proteins below come from a single Cannabis sativa cultivar Pink pepper isolate KNU-18-1 chromosome 3, ASM2916894v1, whole genome shotgun sequence genomic window:
- the LOC133035706 gene encoding stress response protein nst1-like has protein sequence MVQLAAEAGRLSRNIINHGFALSDFGDMNDVRKVLQDLTAERQIYQEAAERQEAAAKAKEEEAKRREAQAEAMIRDEAQRRDKMEAHHQEELRAQTEAAEKARRDLREAREALDEMAAKVRSLEETHQSDIESKAALAAELKELRDFKEQSTRKAKRAELLSPVSCARCPKRFDDGVYMAWATNDQSIKLTFYPKPEEMIARFREKKKKLDAALEARIGPRLPPRAD, from the coding sequence atggttcagcttgctgctgaggctggccgcctctccaggaacatcataaaccatggcttcgctctgtccgactttggggacatgaatgatgtcaggaaggtcctccaagacctcacagcggagaggcagatctaccaggaggctgccgagcgccaggaggcagcggccaaggccaaggaagaggaggccaaacggagggaggctcaggcggaggccatgatccgggacgaggctcagcggagagacaagatggaggcccatcatcaggaggaactaagggctcaaaccgaggctgccgagaaggccaggcgagatctccgggaggccagggaggctttggatgaaatggccgccaaggtgagatctctagaggagactcaccagtcggacatcgaatccaaggccgctctagctgcggagttgaaggagcttagggatttcaaagaacagtccaccaggaaggccaagagggccgagctcctttctcctgtttcctgcgcccggtgcccgaagcgctttgatgatggtgtctatatggcttgggccaccaatgatcagagtatcaagcttactttttatcccaaacccgaggagatgattgccagatttcgggaaaagaagaagaagcttgatgctgcgcttgaggcacggattggacctcgtcttcctccgcgggctgactga